One Stenotrophomonas oahuensis genomic region harbors:
- a CDS encoding thiamine pyrophosphate-dependent enzyme codes for MFAVVPDPIPARMKGLNRAEICDTNFIEFVRHWQGQPTPRPAPHAPILPGSTLDAASFDALFESQLISRHLDLMARVLRVQNKVFYTIGSSGHEGNALVARAARHTDPAFLHYRSGAFMAERFRKLPGMDPVMDSALSFAASRDDPASGGRHKVWGSKPLWVLPQTSTIASHLPKALGTALAIESARRIGHALPIPEDSVVICSFGDASANHATAQTAFNTAAWAAYQRLPAPILFVCEDNGIGISVKTPTGWIADSFRHRPGLDYFHADGLDLADGHAQVERALEHCRYTRRPTFLHLRTTRLMGHAGTDFEIEWRPLAELCAAEATDPLLRSAQIALQSGWLSADRILERYEAIRARCFAAAEAADARPKLDTLEEIIAPLAPYSPGAVHAEATRPAPPEEREQAFGGAAALPELQPPRHLAVQINQALHDLLCKYPAALLFGEDVAQKGGVYTVSKGLLKAFGPRRVFNTLLDETMILGMAQGLANLGMLPIPEIQYLAYLHNAADQLRGEACSLQFFSNNQYRNPMLVRIAGLGYQKGFGGHFHNDNSIAALRDIPGLVVGCPSRGDDAAMMLRTLAALAQVDGRVAVFLEPIALYMTKDLHAPGDGQWLFPYPPPDQALVLGEGRVYQPEASDLVIFTYGNGVPMSLRAAARIEQEHGWQVRVVDLRWLVPLNAGFIAAQAADARRVLVVDEGRHSAGVGEGVITALVEAGLGHLPLQRVSGADTYTPLAGAAMCVLPSDNALVSAARVLAQEH; via the coding sequence ATGTTTGCCGTGGTTCCCGATCCGATTCCGGCCCGCATGAAGGGCCTCAACCGCGCTGAAATCTGCGACACCAATTTCATCGAGTTCGTCCGCCACTGGCAGGGGCAGCCGACTCCCCGCCCGGCACCACACGCACCGATCCTGCCCGGCAGCACGCTGGACGCGGCCAGTTTCGACGCCCTGTTCGAGTCGCAGCTGATCAGCCGCCACCTGGACCTGATGGCGCGGGTGTTGCGGGTGCAGAACAAGGTCTTCTACACCATCGGCTCGTCCGGCCATGAAGGCAATGCGCTGGTCGCGCGCGCGGCCCGGCACACCGATCCGGCGTTCCTGCACTACCGCTCCGGCGCGTTCATGGCCGAGCGCTTCCGCAAGTTGCCGGGTATGGATCCGGTCATGGATTCGGCGCTGTCATTCGCCGCCAGCCGCGACGATCCCGCCAGCGGCGGCCGGCACAAGGTCTGGGGTAGCAAGCCGCTGTGGGTGCTGCCGCAGACCTCGACCATCGCCTCGCACCTGCCCAAGGCGCTGGGCACCGCGCTGGCGATCGAAAGCGCACGCCGCATCGGCCACGCGCTGCCGATCCCCGAAGACAGCGTGGTGATCTGCTCGTTCGGCGACGCCTCGGCCAACCACGCCACCGCGCAGACGGCGTTCAACACCGCTGCCTGGGCGGCCTACCAGCGGTTACCCGCGCCGATTCTGTTCGTGTGTGAGGACAACGGTATCGGCATTTCGGTGAAAACCCCCACCGGTTGGATCGCCGACAGCTTCCGCCACCGCCCGGGCCTGGATTACTTCCACGCCGATGGCCTGGATCTGGCCGACGGCCACGCCCAGGTCGAGCGCGCGCTGGAGCACTGCCGCTACACCCGCCGGCCAACCTTCCTGCATCTGCGCACCACGCGGTTGATGGGCCATGCCGGGACCGATTTCGAGATCGAGTGGCGACCGCTGGCGGAACTGTGCGCGGCCGAGGCCACCGACCCGCTGCTGCGCTCGGCGCAGATCGCGCTGCAGTCAGGCTGGCTCAGCGCCGACCGCATTCTGGAACGTTACGAGGCGATCCGCGCGCGCTGCTTCGCCGCCGCCGAAGCGGCTGACGCGCGTCCCAAGCTGGACACGCTGGAGGAGATCATCGCGCCGTTGGCACCGTACAGCCCGGGCGCCGTACATGCCGAGGCAACACGCCCGGCACCGCCCGAGGAGCGAGAGCAGGCGTTCGGCGGCGCCGCGGCGCTGCCCGAACTGCAGCCCCCACGTCACCTCGCCGTGCAGATCAACCAGGCCCTGCACGACCTGCTGTGCAAGTACCCCGCCGCGCTGCTGTTCGGTGAGGACGTGGCGCAGAAGGGGGGCGTGTACACGGTCAGCAAGGGCCTGTTGAAAGCTTTCGGCCCGCGCCGCGTGTTCAACACGCTGCTGGATGAAACCATGATCCTGGGCATGGCGCAGGGGCTGGCGAACCTGGGCATGCTGCCGATACCGGAGATCCAGTACCTGGCCTATCTGCACAACGCGGCCGACCAGCTGCGCGGTGAGGCCTGTTCGCTGCAGTTCTTCTCCAACAACCAGTACCGCAACCCGATGCTGGTGCGCATTGCCGGGCTGGGCTACCAGAAGGGCTTCGGCGGGCACTTCCACAACGACAACTCGATTGCCGCGCTGCGCGACATTCCCGGGTTGGTGGTCGGTTGCCCGTCGCGCGGTGATGACGCGGCAATGATGCTGCGCACCCTGGCCGCGCTGGCGCAGGTGGACGGCCGCGTCGCGGTGTTCCTGGAGCCGATTGCGTTGTACATGACCAAGGACCTGCATGCCCCGGGCGATGGCCAGTGGCTGTTCCCGTACCCGCCGCCGGACCAGGCGCTGGTGCTGGGCGAGGGCCGGGTGTATCAGCCTGAAGCCAGCGACCTGGTGATCTTTACCTATGGCAACGGCGTGCCGATGAGCCTGCGCGCCGCCGCACGCATCGAACAGGAACACGGCTGGCAGGTGCGGGTGGTGGACCTGCGCTGGCTGGTGCCGCTCAATGCCGGTTTCATTGCGGCACAGGCCGCCGACGCACGGCGGGTGCTGGTGGTGGACGAGGGCCGGCACAGCGCGGGGGTGGGTGAGGGGGTGATCACCGCGCTGGTCGAGGCCGGCCTGGGGCACCTGCCGCTGCAGCGGGTCAGTGGGGCGGATACCTATACCCCGCTCGCAGGGGCAGCAATGTGCGTGCTTCCAAGCGACAATGCACTGGTAAGCGCCGCGCGGGTGTTGGCGCAGGAACACTGA
- a CDS encoding DUF6116 family protein → MPNPLLLPIVNWARRLRYPTLFKITAALFALTLFIPDPVPFVDEILFALGTLLLANWKRRSDDLPPTLPTPPRA, encoded by the coding sequence ATGCCCAATCCCCTGCTGCTTCCGATCGTCAACTGGGCGCGTCGGCTGCGCTACCCCACCCTGTTCAAGATCACCGCCGCGCTGTTCGCGCTGACCTTGTTCATTCCGGACCCGGTGCCCTTCGTGGACGAGATCCTGTTCGCGCTGGGCACCTTGCTGCTGGCCAACTGGAAGCGGCGCAGCGACGACCTGCCGCCCACCCTGCCGACGCCGCCGCGCGCGTGA
- a CDS encoding glycine zipper 2TM domain-containing protein, with translation MKSTTTTALVAAGALLVGGIATAAFMKSGNSADPVTAAQPRPTLDTTPLANDGAASDAVPVDAPRGLEYADVVKVDPLTKKEKAYATVIGTEPVRETSTTQTPHEVCQDVVVQERLPERDGNVGGTVAGAVIGGLLGNQVGGGNGKKAATAAGAVAGGVIGNQVDKRHVGGRVVNRTERQCHTETATSESTKVTGYNVTYRNEDGTTGTMRMASKPGTRIAMGTTDAVTGYNVTYRYDGVEKTVKMDNKPASDRLPVVDGQLVTQTAAVSN, from the coding sequence ATGAAAAGCACAACTACTACTGCTCTGGTCGCTGCAGGTGCCCTGCTGGTCGGTGGCATCGCCACCGCTGCCTTCATGAAAAGCGGCAACTCCGCGGACCCGGTGACCGCCGCGCAGCCCCGACCGACCCTGGACACCACGCCGCTGGCCAATGACGGTGCCGCCTCTGACGCGGTGCCGGTGGACGCGCCGCGCGGGCTGGAATATGCCGACGTGGTCAAGGTCGATCCGTTGACCAAGAAGGAAAAGGCCTACGCCACGGTGATCGGCACCGAGCCGGTGCGCGAAACCTCCACCACCCAGACCCCGCATGAGGTCTGCCAGGACGTGGTGGTGCAGGAGCGTCTGCCTGAGCGCGACGGCAATGTCGGCGGCACCGTGGCCGGTGCCGTCATCGGCGGCCTGCTCGGCAACCAGGTCGGCGGCGGCAACGGCAAGAAGGCCGCCACCGCAGCCGGTGCCGTGGCTGGTGGCGTGATTGGCAACCAGGTCGACAAGCGCCACGTCGGTGGTCGCGTGGTCAACCGCACCGAGCGCCAGTGCCACACCGAAACCGCCACCTCGGAATCGACCAAGGTCACCGGTTACAACGTGACCTACCGCAATGAAGACGGCACCACCGGCACCATGCGCATGGCCAGCAAGCCGGGCACCCGCATTGCCATGGGTACCACCGATGCGGTCACCGGTTACAACGTGACCTACCGCTATGACGGCGTCGAAAAGACCGTGAAGATGGACAACAAGCCGGCCAGCGACCGCCTGCCGGTGGTGGATGGCCAGCTGGTCACCCAGACGGCTGCGGTATCGAACTGA